A segment of the Lycium ferocissimum isolate CSIRO_LF1 chromosome 5, AGI_CSIRO_Lferr_CH_V1, whole genome shotgun sequence genome:
CATGTGTTACCTGGCCTTTTCTAAGAGGATCGAATCCAAGTAGAACAAAATGAACACCAATGAAAATCTTAGAGGAGCCTTCGTATGACATATCTTCGGTAATTCGAATCTTATAGAATTTTCTCAACACTGTAAGTAACAAAGTAAATGCAGTTCAAATTGAGAGGAGCCTTCAACAGGTAATTACTATTTACAAATTAAACGCATCGCGATTCTCATTATCAATCAACACGACCAACAACAAACAAAGCCTCAGAAAATATAGAGATTAATGCTCTCATGAGGTTATCTACAATTTCCACCAGAGACCCAAGCTCACAGAAATGGTATTATCTACAATTCTTTCTCTGTTTTCTTGACTAACCAACTGATCATGAATATTTAATACCAATTTCTCTCAATATATATCATCAAGTTACTAATAGCAGTTAATTAATGCATGACAATGTGAATAAAATAATGTTTACAACTTATAAAATGCACCAGTAGCCAGTAGATGCGCCAATAGATGCAGATGGATTAAAGATGCTTGGAAAAGATAATAATTGCATTTTCTTATACCTCAACCCACTTGGAAGAGATCTATCAGATTTTTCTAGCTCCTAGACTACTGCCATACCATACAAACATTTCATTAAACTTAAAATTTCTTAAGATTTTTCCATCTAATGTAGAATTTCTATCTTCTATCACATGATAAACTCGAAATAACAAACTGACTCTCCAGCAAACAATGACTAGCAAGAGAAGTCATATATTATAGTAGGTTGAAGTACAAGCAAATGCAAATGCAATAGATACAGATTTAGTAATCTCTCTAACAAACAACACTGAAAATGAAGTATTACAAAGAAACTTACATTAATGCTCTTAGACTTGGTGTCAACAAAGCTGCCATCCTTTTTTTTGTGCAGCTTCTGAAATACATCCCATGAATTTGATGGACGACGTAGTTCTAGTGACTGAAAATAAAGTTTAGTTTTGAAGTAGAAATAAGGTTAGAGAATTACTCTATTAAAATGTTAAATTTGATACCAATTTTATAGTATGCTTCACTGTTGACCTAGAACCACCAGTATGCTTGCTTGGACAGGTGCCTGGACCACCAGCTTCATTGTATCGATTCTGAGTGGCGATACGAGATTTTTCCAGCCACTTCTCAGATGCCCAATATATCTTCCAGCTATCCCATACATCTTGTGGAACAAAAGTAGGTCTGGGACCTTTTCGTCAAATGTACAGTTTCTTAGAGTATAAGATGGATGCCACTTTACCCCAGGTGTGTTCGATTATGACATTCTCAGAAGGGTTCCGCTGATAtaatttctggaaaaaaaaattgattagttACATAAACCCATATGGACATTATTTTTACAGGTTGTTTTAACCGATCTGGTCAACTTTTTCCAGTCACTAATGTCAtttagaatttaattttgtatgCAGCATTAATTTTTGTACAAttctatttttcttaaaagtgaTTGTACCACTACATTAGATATAGTGAATGAAATTGGTGGCATCAAGGTAATATCCGAATTTGCTCAATGTACATTACAATAACAGTTAATTATAAATGTGTATAGGTTAAATTGTGTGGGATGAAGAAGGTTCAAATTCAGTCTCCACTAAAAATTAGttataagttttttttaaaaataaagcaaaactTACCATAAATTCATGCCAATAGAATTTACGAGTGGATGGACTGACATCCTTCCATGAGTAACCAGTAGCATCTTGTTGTTAATTGAATGTTTCTGTGATGGTCTTCGAGATAGAATGACCATTAGGAACGAACctaaaacaaaattgaaaataaataaataacacgtttcatgatatttatattttaagaaGTTAAACCATTTATACAGAAACATATTTTCTTACCTTTCCCCCACAACTGATATGACCAACCGACTAGATCTCGATGAGCCGGTAGCAGACCCAATAGAGACATCTGAAGTACTAGAAGTACAAGGAACTGATGGTGGAAAATCACTCATATTCTTAAATTCCAGTTACCTATGTCTTGCACAACTTTGAGTAAAAGCAAAATAGGTCATTAAATAATTCAAAACATGATAAAGCTTaacaattgcaacaaattagTTCCTGAAAAATAAAGCAACGAGATCTCAAATTATATTAGTCCATTTCTACAATAATAATAGCTTAACTTACTAATCAAACTCATGAAACAGTAGAGTCAAAACTAGATTCATCAAAAACACAAACTATTAAAACTTCAAGTGACATTAATTTATTCACTTTCTTCTTCCCCTCCTTCATCATCCTCATCCTCATCCTCATCATCCTCGTTGtattcctcctcctcctcttcctcctcctcctcctccatgTCAATGAGCACACCGTATGGACTATTTAGCGTATGAGGTGTCTCGTCTACATTAATATCAATTTCATGCACTTGACTACCATCCTCTTGAAAAGCTGGATCATTCAATGTATGAGGTTGTTCTGCTATGTTTGGAACTTCTACAACAGAGTGTGACTTTATCTTGCAAACAGCTAACCATTCATTCACTGTCCTCTTTAGACTAGGATAGGTTTCAAGATACACTTGAGTAGCTTGCACAGCCATAATAAATGGTTCATATTTATTAAAGGTCCTTCTTCTGTTAACTTCAACAAGGTTATACTGTGGATGTACTCTTGTACCATGTTTTGGTGTTGGATCAAACCAAGAACATTTAAATAACATGGTTCGCTTAAATGGTAATGCATGATATTCTAACTGCAAAATCTCTATCAACCGACCATAGTAATCGATATCGTTTACACTGTGGCTAGAGACTTTGATACATACACCACTATTCATTGGAGATTTACTTGAACCGTGTTCTTCAATGTGAAACCTGTAACCATTTACGACATATCCATTAAACGGTTGAACCTTATGCAATGGCCCTTCTGCAAGATCTTTCATGATTTGATTGCTAATCTTTGGATGAAGGATCACGTGCCTATTGACATTTTAAGtaataaagcatgcattacgattatgaacaaaaaaagaattatttagATATATTAATACTTTCATATTTCTCAAACCAGGATGCAAACTCTGTTTCAAGTTTATCATCAATCTCGCTATCTTCAATATATGGTTGAATTTGTCTCAAGGTGTCTTCATAAATTCTGAGGAAAGAAACCTAAGTTAAtttaacaatatgaaatttaaatGATATTGATATTTGAATCATAATTAACttaacaatatgaaatttaaatGATATTGATATTTGAATCATAATTAACTTACTTTATATATGGTTTTACTTCATCACAATTTAACAGAATATATGTGCGAGCTGCGTGATATTCTTTATCATCtaacttcctttttttcttcttacaaAAACCCTTACCAGCATGCTTGAAAACGTAAAAGCATTCCGGGATGGTCCTCTCCAACCCACCATCATCCGAATTTCGTGGCACTTTCTTATGCCTTGCCAAAATGTGCGACTTAAAGTAGTGCGCACAAAACGATGATGCTTCTTCAACCAAATATGCATTGCATATAGAACCTTCAACTCTATTCTTATTTTTGGCATTATTTTTCAACCTACGAAGATACCTGCAAACATTAAAGTAAGTATGTCAATTTGGTATCATTGATACATTACATATTTTATAACatgtaattaattttatttacctCTCATATGGATACATCCATCGGTATTGAACTGGGCCCGCTAAACGTGCTTCGTAAGCTAAATGGATAGGAAGATGTTCCATAGAATCCCAGAAGCTCGGAGGAAAGATACGCTCAAGCTTATTCAAGATGAGAGGAATATTTCTTTCGAGTTGTCCCATGTGTTCCTCTATTATTGCGGTAGAGGTGAGATCTTTAAAGAAAACACTCAACTCTGCCAATGGTTGCCAGACATTTTGTGGAAGCATTTCTCGAAATGCGATAGGTATTAGGTGTTGCATAAACACATGACAATCATGACTCTTCATACCAAATATTTTAAGCTTGTTCATGTCAACACATCTTCCCATGTTAGATACATAACCATCTGAAAATCTCAACTCTTGCAACCACTTACAAAGAACTTCTCTTGCGTTATTGTCGAACATATAACAAGACTTTGGATACTTTCTGGTTCTTTCATCCCGATGTAACTCTGGACGATGGCAAAGTACTTTTAAATCTGCTCTagatttggtattgtcctttgTTTTTCCCTTGACATTCATCACGGTGTTAAAAATGTTATCAAACACATTCTTTTCTATGTGCATCACATCAAGGTTATGCCTAATAGGATTTGTCTTCCAGTAAGGCAAGTCCCAAAATatacttctttttttccaaCCACAACCACTATTCTTTGAGATTCTTGCATTTATCGCTTCATAACCAACTTCTGTTATTTTCATGAGCCTCAAATCCTCAATCTCCCTAAGAATTTGTAAACCCGATTGTGCAGTAAATGAAACCTTATGTACTGTTTGACCTTCCTTGAACCACCTTTTGTTCCTTCGCCACGGATGATCCGGTGGTAAGAACTTTCTGTGATTGTCAAACCATGAGACGTTTCTACCATTGGATAATGAAAAAGCATCTGAATCTTCCATGCAATAAGGACAAGCTAATTTTCCTGCTGTACTCCAACCCGACAACATTGAGTACGCTGGAAAATCACTTATTGTCCACATCAATGAAACTTTCATTTGAAAATTAATCTTACTTGAAACATCATATGTTTGGACTCACTCCTCCTATAATTCTTTTAACTCGTCAATGAGGGGCTGTAAAAAGACATCAATTTTCTGTTTTGGATTTATTGGACCAGGTATAATCACAGATAAAAACATGTATTCATCCTTCATGCACATCCAAGGTGGCAGATTATATGGCGTAACTATCACAGGCCAAGAAGAATATTGTTGGCCTGATGGACCAAACGGTTGAAACCCATCTGTGGACAAACCCAATCTAACATTTCTTACTTCGGATGCAAAACATGGATATGTCTGATCAAAATGCTTCCAAGCAGGAGAGTCTGAGGGATGACGCATGACACCATCCCTTTCATGCTTAGAATGCCATCTTATATGCTTTGCTGTGGCATCAGATGCATACAACCTTTGTAGACGTAGAGTTAAAGgaaaataacacattttcttatAAGAAATAGTAGTTTTCTCCTTGGAACGTTGATGTTTTGATCTCTTAAATCGAGGGTGAGAACAAAATTTGCAATTGACAAGTTCACTATCTTCACGCCAATAAATCATACAACCATTTTTGCAACAGTCGATCTTTTCTACTGGCAAGCCCAATCCTCGCATTAGCTTTTTGGTACTATAGAAGCTATCTGACATTATGTTATCAGTTGGCATCAATTCTGAAGAAGTTGacataaatcatcatacaaCCTTTCAGAAAAATGATGTTCTTCCTTTAGATTCAACAGACGAGCAACGACAGACAATTGAGAATGTCCGTGTGGGTTTCCCGCCCAAATTTCCTGTTCTGATGCTTTGAGCAGATCATAAAGATGTTGTGTTGTTGGATTTGGGTCCTCTTCCAAGTTACCATCATAAGAAGGCCCAGCAACATAAAAAATCATAGATCGAAATGCATTTTGAGACTGAGGATTCACAGTTTCACCCAAAGCTGTTGCTTGATGATCATTAAGCATGCTTGGATATGgaatacaactttccccatggTGATACCAGTGATAATAATCTGGTACAAAgctgaaatttccaagatgtgaCATGATTGTAAACTCATCTAAAATGTTTTTATTCCGACACTTACGATGATTACAAGGACATCTTAACTTATCACTGTCCATGCATTGTGGATGTCTTTTAGCAAATGCAATAAAATTCTGCACCCCGTCAATAAATCTAGGATTTATGAATCCATCTTCCAATATTCTATCATACATCCACTCACGATCGAAATTACTCATATTGCGCTCTCTGACACAGAATAAACATGTGTTAGACAAGTTGTTTCCATATGATACTAGAACCTAGAGGTACCAGAATCTAATGAATTTAAAGCCATTAGACTGTTCTTCACCAAAATTTACAGCTACTGTTATccttttcatcattttacaaaTAGCTTTATTGCATAACTCAGAAATCATTAAGCCAAATTAAACATGATACATGGAACAATCTGATCATCTAACCAAATTCTCTATTGCATATATGCCCAAATCTACCTCCTAAAAATTAATATCCACAAGATCCAATCTTTGCAGATGACAAAGAGCGTGCTAAGATCAGCTATCACATGAATCTAAGCAGTAAAAGTATAAGATGCAGCAGTTTTTTGGACTCATATAACCAAGGAGACAAAACAAAATCTAATGAGGAAATAGCTATAGTCAGGCTCCA
Coding sequences within it:
- the LOC132057810 gene encoding uncharacterized protein LOC132057810 codes for the protein MEDSDAFSLSNGRNVSWFDNHRKFLPPDHPWRRNKRWFKEGQTVHKVSFTAQSGLQILREIEDLRLMKITEVGYEAINARISKNSGCGWKKRSIFWDLPYWKTNPIRHNLDVMHIEKNVFDNIFNTVMNVKGKTKDNTKSRADLKVLCHRPELHRDERTRKYPKSCYMFDNNAREVLCKWLQELRFSDGYVSNMGRCVDMNKLKIFGMKSHDCHVFMQHLIPIAFREMLPQNVWQPLAELSVFFKDLTSTAIIEEHMGQLERNIPLILNKLERIFPPSFWDSMEHLPIHLAYEARLAGPVQYRWMYPYERYLRRLKNNAKNKNRVEGSICNAYLVEEASSFCAHYFKSHILARHKKVPRNSDDGGLERTIPECFYVFKHAGKGFCKKKKRKLDDKEYHAARTYILLNCDEVKPYIKIYEDTLRQIQPYIEDSEIDDKLETEFASWHVILHPKISNQIMKDLAEGPLHKVQPFNGYVVNGYRFHIEEHGSSKSPMNSGVCIKVSSHSVNDIDYYGRLIEILQLEYHALPFKRTMLFKCSWFDPTPKHGTRVHPQYNLVEVNRRRTFNKYEPFIMAVQATQVYLETYPSLKRTVNEWLAVCKIKSHSVVEVPNIAEQPHTLNDPAFQEDGSQVHEIDINVDETPHTLNSPYGVLIDMEEEEEEEEEEEYNEDDEDEDEDDEGGEEESE